In Methanoregula sp., a single window of DNA contains:
- a CDS encoding CDP-2,3-bis-(O-geranylgeranyl)-sn-glycerol synthase — protein sequence MLPAYIPNPTAALLGGGTPIDFGRNYSDGHRIFGDGKTFRGLFFGVLVGIITGILLIWLSGTFTLTFLPLHTLTSVSLLAFGALLGDLGKSFLKRRMGKVRGEKWPIADQFDLVVGAFILMLIFDPGWLFTNLTLPVLIIILILTPVLHRAVNIIGYVMGVKEVPW from the coding sequence ATGCTTCCTGCGTATATCCCCAACCCGACGGCTGCTCTTCTTGGGGGAGGAACTCCTATTGACTTTGGAAGGAATTATTCTGACGGACACCGGATATTTGGAGATGGTAAAACATTTCGGGGCCTTTTTTTTGGGGTGCTCGTCGGGATAATCACCGGCATACTTCTTATCTGGTTATCAGGAACATTTACCTTAACATTCCTTCCCCTGCACACCCTTACATCGGTATCGCTCCTCGCATTTGGAGCATTGCTCGGTGATCTGGGTAAGAGTTTTCTCAAGCGCAGGATGGGGAAAGTGCGGGGTGAAAAGTGGCCGATTGCCGACCAGTTCGATCTGGTTGTCGGCGCATTTATCCTCATGCTCATATTCGATCCCGGGTGGCTCTTTACCAATCTCACGCTTCCCGTTCTGATCATCATCCTGATCCTCACCCCAGTCCTTCACCGGGCAGTCAATATTATCGGTTATGTTATGGGAGTCAAGGAGGTTCCATGGTAA
- the pyrE gene encoding orotate phosphoribosyltransferase, with protein sequence MVNPIADLLIQYKAIETGDFTLASGAKSTYYIDVKTAVTHPDLLNAIAQLVAQSHEFDVVAGVAVGGVPLAVATALAAKKPYAIIRAAEKSHGKKEMIIGNVRDMSILLIEDVTTSGGSALYGIETLRSAGARADRVVTVVDREQGAEAMLCKQGIEFLPLVRVSELLKEK encoded by the coding sequence ATGGTAAATCCTATTGCAGATCTGCTCATACAATACAAGGCAATTGAAACAGGTGATTTTACCCTTGCAAGCGGTGCGAAAAGCACCTACTACATAGATGTGAAAACAGCAGTCACTCATCCTGATCTGCTCAATGCCATAGCACAACTCGTTGCACAGTCGCATGAATTCGATGTCGTAGCAGGTGTGGCTGTGGGCGGAGTCCCTCTCGCGGTTGCAACTGCACTCGCAGCAAAAAAGCCGTATGCGATTATCCGTGCCGCAGAGAAGAGCCATGGTAAGAAAGAGATGATCATCGGTAACGTCCGGGATATGAGCATCCTCCTCATTGAAGATGTGACAACTTCTGGTGGATCCGCGCTGTACGGTATTGAAACCCTTCGCTCCGCTGGGGCGCGGGCAGACCGGGTAGTTACCGTAGTTGACCGGGAACAGGGTGCAGAAGCGATGCTTTGTAAACAGGGCATTGAGTTCCTGCCTCTTGTCAGAGTGAGCGAGTTGTTAAAAGAGAAGTAA
- the purD gene encoding phosphoribosylamine--glycine ligase: MDMKILVVGGGGREHAIASALARNRKTALYSVMAKKNPGISKLAEKVLLCRETDVPRIVAFAQENGIEYAFIGPESPLEAGIVDALESSGISCVGPSRAAARIETDKGFCRGLMEQHQIDGCPKYRLCQNSDEAIAFINDHDGDLVIKPVGLTGGKGVKIMGEQVDRAGAIAYAGQIKGEIILEERLIGEEFTLQAFVDGTTLIPMPLVQDHKRAFNGDSGPNTGGMGSYTMPDHMLPFVTPAEYKKAFGIMRATVEALERTGHPYKGILYGQFMNTAKGPKVIEFNARFGDPEAMNVLSLLKSDLCEIMVRITSGTLTSAQVVFEKKATVCKYLVPEGYPDAPHAGNPVHVGDTRGAITYYANVEERDGSLVTLTSRTLAFVGIGDTLEDAERIAEQAAASVKGRVRYRKDIGTEELLSQRIAHMKELR; this comes from the coding sequence ATGGATATGAAGATCCTTGTTGTGGGCGGGGGAGGAAGGGAGCATGCAATAGCATCTGCACTCGCCCGCAACCGAAAAACAGCACTCTATTCCGTAATGGCAAAGAAGAATCCCGGCATCTCAAAACTTGCAGAGAAGGTCTTGCTCTGCAGGGAAACAGATGTGCCGCGCATTGTTGCCTTTGCACAGGAGAATGGTATCGAATATGCTTTTATTGGTCCTGAATCTCCCTTGGAAGCCGGTATTGTTGATGCATTGGAATCTTCCGGAATTTCCTGTGTCGGGCCATCCAGAGCGGCTGCTCGAATTGAGACCGACAAGGGATTCTGCCGCGGGCTGATGGAACAGCATCAGATCGATGGGTGCCCGAAGTACCGGCTCTGCCAGAACAGTGATGAAGCGATCGCGTTTATCAATGACCATGATGGCGATCTGGTGATAAAACCTGTAGGGCTCACCGGGGGTAAGGGAGTCAAGATTATGGGTGAGCAGGTGGACCGGGCAGGCGCGATTGCTTATGCAGGGCAGATCAAAGGTGAAATAATTCTCGAAGAACGCCTTATCGGGGAGGAGTTTACCCTCCAGGCTTTTGTCGATGGCACTACCCTTATTCCTATGCCTCTTGTCCAGGATCACAAGCGGGCTTTTAACGGGGACTCAGGACCGAACACCGGGGGCATGGGCTCGTACACTATGCCTGACCACATGCTGCCATTTGTAACACCTGCAGAGTACAAAAAGGCGTTTGGGATCATGCGGGCGACCGTTGAAGCCCTGGAGAGAACAGGACATCCTTATAAAGGCATCCTCTATGGCCAGTTCATGAACACTGCAAAGGGTCCCAAAGTGATAGAATTCAATGCCCGGTTCGGCGACCCCGAAGCAATGAATGTTCTGTCGCTTCTTAAGTCGGATCTTTGTGAAATCATGGTGAGAATCACAAGCGGGACACTCACCTCTGCGCAAGTCGTGTTTGAAAAGAAAGCGACGGTATGTAAATATCTGGTACCGGAAGGTTATCCCGATGCACCCCATGCCGGGAACCCTGTCCATGTAGGTGATACCAGGGGGGCGATCACCTATTACGCAAATGTTGAAGAACGTGACGGTTCACTTGTCACACTGACATCCCGCACTCTTGCATTCGTAGGAATTGGCGATACGTTAGAGGATGCTGAACGTATTGCAGAGCAGGCAGCAGCATCAGTCAAGGGTCGTGTGCGATACCGGAAAGACATAGGGACAGAAGAGCTACTCAGCCAGCGTATTGCGCACATGAAGGAGTTACGATGA
- the argF gene encoding ornithine carbamoyltransferase, which yields MNKDFLSILDISKTELEQILSEAKHLKLLKKQGVVHDVLRGKNLAMIFEKSSTRTHISFEVGMNELGGHALFLNARDMQIWRGEEIRDTARAASRYVSGIMIRAYKHSTIEEFARFATIPVINGLSDLEHPCQLLADIMTMQEHFGSTRDLRVAWVGDGNNVCNSLILSTVLTGYSVTVATPEGYEPSEEIVKKACALGGKVSLVKSPEQAVKDAHVIVTDTWVSMGDDAERDERLKVFSGYTVDAGLMRHASPDARVLHCLPAHRGEEIADEVMEGGQSLVWDEAENRLHAQKALLVRLLKK from the coding sequence ATGAATAAGGATTTTCTATCAATTCTGGATATCAGCAAAACAGAGCTGGAACAGATACTTTCTGAGGCAAAACATCTCAAGCTGTTGAAGAAACAGGGAGTTGTTCACGATGTCCTGCGGGGAAAAAATCTCGCCATGATCTTTGAGAAATCATCGACCCGTACGCATATCTCGTTTGAAGTTGGTATGAACGAGCTGGGTGGACACGCCCTGTTTTTAAACGCACGCGATATGCAGATATGGCGGGGCGAAGAGATCCGGGATACGGCGCGGGCAGCATCCCGCTATGTATCCGGTATCATGATCAGGGCATACAAACACAGCACTATTGAAGAATTTGCCCGGTTTGCTACAATTCCGGTGATCAATGGTCTCTCCGATCTTGAACATCCCTGCCAGTTACTCGCCGATATCATGACAATGCAGGAGCATTTCGGTTCAACTCGTGATCTGCGGGTTGCATGGGTTGGTGATGGCAATAATGTCTGTAATTCACTGATCCTGTCAACGGTTCTTACCGGGTACTCTGTAACCGTAGCAACCCCGGAAGGTTACGAACCTTCAGAAGAGATTGTGAAAAAGGCATGTGCACTTGGTGGAAAGGTGAGCCTGGTCAAAAGTCCTGAGCAGGCGGTTAAGGATGCGCATGTCATAGTTACGGATACATGGGTGTCCATGGGCGATGATGCGGAACGGGATGAGCGCCTTAAGGTTTTCTCAGGTTATACGGTGGATGCAGGACTCATGCGACACGCATCACCGGATGCCCGGGTGCTCCACTGTCTTCCGGCACACCGGGGAGAGGAGATCGCTGATGAGGTGATGGAAGGTGGTCAGAGCCTTGTCTGGGATGAGGCTGAAAACCGGCTGCATGCCCAGAAAGCACTTCTGGTGCGACTGTTGAAAAAATAA
- a CDS encoding methanogenesis marker 14 protein: MCASFFSRFIKPKPHIVESPPPPSITHGAGMQMPEYKNKPYFIVASVEMGNTTTKCILTGVSLETGMSYVIHKTVSMSRDIRPPKTGETVFGATLDGTELTREAVTELVRDTLLQCHKDAHLDVLKELDFVVRSTGVVAEMESPDQIGDFVIALANGCLVAGVPPRKMTPPMSKENQPQKLQPFSFADKVVFVGAVAGVIPPVGSTGVEMVANEMEGELAMAGIKEGAKWTPVDFRNPCVSVDFGTTLDGRITSDVGANDPNPFAKTVGNFCGLAGAIPDAIVRGTGLVQQQTGTALDIFGEHSVTGGLFGRGNRRVIDDFVDRCHEHIDIRIVPAERDRFGRVPVNAKLALESGIAMIGCDCGENSSDLNKLLEIGKEIHEKHNLATLNEVIDRVCAKMALRLIDVAVEQKLVPRNSSIGFTGRAAISGRKPEYILEGITERKLFDDPQDHLVFVDDGLARGAALMGRCMNSLGKPKNPIGGVRGGPCIMSRRIKIGK; the protein is encoded by the coding sequence ATGTGCGCCAGTTTTTTTTCCCGCTTCATAAAACCAAAGCCCCATATTGTGGAAAGCCCACCTCCACCGTCAATAACTCATGGTGCAGGCATGCAGATGCCTGAATATAAGAATAAACCTTATTTTATTGTAGCTTCCGTAGAGATGGGAAACACCACAACGAAGTGTATCCTTACGGGGGTCAGCCTTGAAACCGGCATGTCATATGTCATCCATAAGACAGTCAGCATGAGCCGTGATATCCGGCCCCCGAAAACCGGAGAAACAGTATTTGGAGCAACGCTCGACGGGACAGAACTTACCCGGGAAGCGGTTACCGAACTTGTCCGGGACACCCTGCTCCAGTGCCATAAGGATGCCCATCTTGATGTTTTGAAAGAACTGGATTTCGTTGTCCGGAGTACCGGTGTCGTTGCAGAGATGGAGTCTCCGGATCAGATTGGCGATTTTGTTATAGCGCTTGCAAACGGCTGCCTTGTAGCCGGAGTCCCTCCCCGAAAAATGACGCCCCCCATGTCAAAAGAGAATCAGCCCCAGAAACTCCAGCCGTTCAGTTTTGCAGACAAAGTCGTGTTTGTAGGAGCAGTGGCGGGTGTCATTCCCCCGGTAGGGTCAACCGGTGTTGAGATGGTTGCAAATGAGATGGAGGGCGAACTGGCTATGGCAGGGATCAAGGAGGGAGCGAAATGGACCCCGGTTGATTTCCGCAATCCCTGTGTATCGGTGGATTTCGGTACAACACTTGATGGCAGGATTACCAGTGATGTGGGCGCGAATGATCCAAACCCGTTTGCAAAAACTGTGGGGAATTTCTGTGGCCTTGCCGGTGCAATTCCGGATGCGATTGTCCGGGGAACCGGTCTTGTGCAGCAACAGACCGGTACCGCCCTTGATATTTTTGGCGAACACAGCGTGACCGGGGGGTTGTTTGGCAGGGGAAACCGCAGGGTAATTGATGATTTTGTTGACCGGTGCCATGAACACATAGATATCCGGATTGTTCCTGCGGAAAGGGACCGGTTTGGCAGGGTCCCGGTCAATGCAAAGCTGGCTCTTGAGTCTGGTATTGCTATGATTGGCTGTGACTGTGGGGAAAACAGCAGCGATCTCAATAAACTGCTGGAAATTGGAAAAGAAATTCATGAAAAACATAACCTTGCCACTCTCAACGAAGTTATTGATCGCGTCTGCGCCAAAATGGCTTTGCGCCTTATTGATGTAGCAGTCGAACAAAAACTCGTTCCAAGGAATTCCTCAATTGGATTCACGGGTCGGGCAGCGATCTCCGGGAGAAAACCGGAGTATATTCTCGAAGGGATAACCGAACGCAAGCTCTTTGACGATCCTCAGGATCATCTCGTATTTGTGGATGACGGGCTTGCGCGGGGCGCGGCGCTGATGGGCCGCTGTATGAACTCACTCGGAAAGCCCAAAAACCCGATCGGTGGCGTACGTGGGGGCCCATGTATTATGAGCCGGCGGATCAAAATAGGAAAGTGA
- a CDS encoding argininosuccinate synthase, whose product MGKGTIILAYSGGLDTSICIPLLKERYDYDRVITVAVNVGQRDEEIDVATQKGKKLADKHYTIDAREAFVKNHIFPAIKANGSYEGYPMGTSLARPLIAEEVVKIARKEGAKAIGHGCTGKGNDQLRFDFIIRSAGLEVVAPIRELNLTRDWEIDYAKKHKIPVPVKKDKPWSMDENCWSRSIEGGKLEDPAYHPPEEIYLWTVSPKNAPDTPETITLEFMAGIPVALNGKKMQGYDLIQRLNILAGKHGIGRNDMIEDRILGIKARENYEHPAATVILTAHRDLEALILTRQELVFKRTVDDKWSELAYKGLVYEPLYAALNAFIDTTQERVNGNVDIEIYKGAVRILGRSSPDAIYSEDMVSFDSTSLDQCHAIGVSQYFGIQARMVHARKTRKIQKTKK is encoded by the coding sequence ATGGGAAAAGGTACTATCATCCTTGCATATTCCGGAGGACTTGACACCTCCATCTGCATCCCCCTTTTAAAAGAACGATATGATTACGATCGTGTCATCACCGTTGCTGTCAATGTAGGGCAGCGGGATGAGGAGATCGATGTCGCAACACAAAAAGGGAAAAAACTCGCTGATAAGCATTACACCATTGATGCCCGGGAGGCGTTTGTTAAAAACCACATCTTCCCGGCAATCAAGGCAAATGGCTCATATGAGGGGTACCCCATGGGAACCTCCCTGGCACGACCCCTGATCGCCGAGGAAGTCGTAAAGATTGCACGAAAAGAAGGTGCAAAAGCAATCGGGCATGGATGTACCGGTAAAGGTAATGACCAGCTCAGGTTCGATTTTATCATCCGCAGTGCCGGTCTCGAAGTCGTGGCACCGATTCGCGAACTCAACCTGACCCGTGACTGGGAGATCGATTATGCAAAAAAGCATAAGATCCCGGTGCCGGTAAAAAAGGATAAACCCTGGAGCATGGATGAGAACTGCTGGAGCCGGAGTATTGAAGGCGGTAAGTTAGAAGATCCCGCATACCATCCTCCTGAAGAGATTTACCTCTGGACAGTATCTCCAAAAAATGCGCCGGATACTCCGGAAACTATCACCCTGGAATTTATGGCTGGTATTCCGGTTGCCCTTAACGGGAAAAAGATGCAGGGTTATGATCTGATCCAGCGATTAAATATTCTTGCAGGAAAGCATGGGATCGGGCGCAATGATATGATCGAGGACCGTATTCTCGGGATTAAAGCCCGTGAGAATTACGAGCACCCGGCAGCAACCGTTATTCTCACTGCACACCGCGATCTCGAGGCTCTGATTCTCACCCGGCAGGAGCTGGTATTCAAGCGCACAGTTGATGATAAATGGTCGGAGCTTGCCTACAAAGGACTGGTATACGAACCCCTGTATGCTGCTTTGAACGCATTTATTGACACCACGCAGGAACGGGTCAATGGTAACGTGGATATCGAGATCTATAAGGGAGCTGTGCGCATACTCGGGCGCAGTTCACCGGATGCAATATATTCTGAGGATATGGTCTCTTTTGATAGTACATCCCTTGACCAGTGTCACGCGATTGGGGTCTCCCAGTATTTTGGCATCCAGGCACGTATGGTCCATGCCAGAAAGACAAGAAAGATCCAAAAAACCAAAAAATAA
- the carB gene encoding carbamoyl-phosphate synthase large subunit, whose translation MPKRTDIKKVLLIGSGPIQIGQAAEFDFSGSQACRALREEGIKVVLINSNPATIMTDPDMADEIYIEPLRADIIAKIIEKEKPDGILSGMGGQTALNLTVELAEMGALKGVEILGTPLEAIYKGEDRQKFRDLMISIGEPVPKSMVLNSLTQIEEAITQIGLPAVVRPAYTLGGAGGGIARTREELIRIVELGLSRSRIHQVLIEESVMGWKEIEFEVMRDATDTCIIVCGMENVDPMGIHTGESVVVAPILTLRDDEFQMMRSSAIHIIRALDVQGGCNVQFAFWEGDYRVIEVNPRVSRSSALASKATGYPIARVAAKIAIGLRLDEIMNTVTGCTPASFEPTIDYIVVKVPRWPFDKFKGADRTLGTSMKSTGEVMAIGRTLEEAFMKAKRSLDTDVLIHTSPSEVRMILSRPTDERFHCLFDAFRLGFTLDEIAQLTSIIPFFLEKIKNIVDCEKHLATHNDPADILTAKKFGFSNAEIAKITGMNGEQIEKITGLPSYKMVDTCAAEFPASTPYFYSTHESVCEIIPSDRQKVLILGSGPIRIGQGIEFDYCTVHAVQSLREEGVEVHIVNNNPETVSTDFDTSDRLFFEPMQLEDVVNILRKDNYYGVMVQFGGQNAVNLAVPIEREIKRLGLQTKILGTSPDAMDIAEDRDRFSVLLNKLNIPSPANGSAYSEAEARETAEKIGYPVLVRPSFVLGGRAMEIAHNAVEFESYIKEAVRVAKNHPVLIDSYLQNAIELDVDAVCDGEDVLIGGIMEHIEQAGIHSGDSACVIPTQSLPASVIDTVRDYTRKIALGLGVIGLVNLQLAVKDNVVYILEANPRASRTVPFVSKATGLPVAKIAAKVMVGRKLRDLGHKEREIKHVAVKEVLLPFSKLAGVDTVLGPEMKSTGEVMGIDYDFGLAFYKACISADNELPRKGNVFISVNIEQKEEAIPIARQLRDLGLTLYGTEGTVDYLQEAGVEAHLVRKIQEGSPNVLDMMRHGEIRLIINTPQDRQSRQDHYQIMRAAVDFSIPYITTLQAARAAALAIDAIKREKMTLEPISHYLK comes from the coding sequence ATGCCCAAGCGAACTGACATCAAAAAGGTCCTCCTGATCGGGTCAGGACCTATCCAGATCGGTCAGGCAGCAGAGTTTGATTTCTCAGGATCACAGGCATGCCGGGCATTGCGGGAAGAGGGCATTAAAGTCGTACTCATCAACTCCAACCCGGCAACGATCATGACCGATCCGGATATGGCCGATGAGATCTATATCGAGCCCCTCCGTGCAGATATCATCGCAAAGATCATCGAGAAAGAAAAACCGGACGGAATCCTATCCGGCATGGGTGGCCAGACGGCATTGAACCTTACGGTTGAACTCGCTGAGATGGGAGCACTCAAAGGCGTAGAAATCCTCGGGACACCCCTTGAAGCGATCTACAAAGGAGAGGACCGACAGAAATTCCGCGATCTGATGATCAGCATCGGCGAACCGGTACCGAAAAGCATGGTACTCAACTCCTTAACCCAGATTGAAGAAGCCATCACCCAGATCGGTCTTCCGGCAGTTGTGCGGCCCGCATATACCCTTGGCGGAGCTGGTGGCGGTATTGCCCGTACCCGGGAAGAACTGATACGGATCGTTGAACTCGGGCTCTCACGTTCCCGTATCCACCAGGTGCTCATTGAAGAGAGCGTGATGGGCTGGAAAGAGATCGAGTTTGAAGTTATGCGGGATGCGACAGACACCTGTATCATTGTCTGTGGCATGGAGAATGTGGACCCGATGGGCATTCACACCGGTGAAAGTGTTGTCGTTGCCCCTATCCTGACACTCCGGGATGATGAGTTCCAGATGATGCGGAGTTCCGCGATTCACATCATCAGGGCACTGGATGTGCAGGGTGGCTGCAATGTCCAGTTCGCGTTCTGGGAGGGTGATTACCGGGTCATTGAAGTAAACCCCCGTGTGTCACGTTCGTCAGCCCTTGCATCAAAGGCAACCGGCTACCCGATTGCACGGGTAGCTGCAAAGATTGCAATCGGGTTGCGACTCGATGAGATCATGAACACGGTGACCGGCTGTACGCCGGCTTCTTTTGAACCCACCATCGATTATATTGTGGTCAAAGTCCCCCGCTGGCCGTTTGACAAGTTCAAGGGTGCCGACCGCACCCTCGGTACTTCCATGAAGAGCACGGGAGAGGTGATGGCGATCGGGCGCACCCTGGAAGAAGCGTTCATGAAGGCAAAGAGGTCGCTGGATACCGATGTGCTCATCCATACGAGCCCCAGCGAGGTGCGCATGATCCTGTCGCGCCCCACCGACGAGCGGTTCCACTGCCTTTTCGATGCATTCCGGTTGGGTTTCACTCTTGACGAGATTGCACAACTCACATCAATTATCCCGTTCTTTTTAGAGAAAATAAAAAATATCGTTGATTGTGAAAAGCACCTTGCAACCCACAATGACCCGGCAGACATCCTGACTGCTAAAAAATTCGGATTTTCCAATGCAGAGATCGCAAAGATTACCGGGATGAATGGAGAGCAGATCGAAAAGATCACGGGTCTGCCCTCGTATAAGATGGTAGACACCTGCGCTGCTGAGTTTCCGGCAAGCACACCGTATTTTTACTCGACCCATGAGAGTGTCTGCGAGATCATCCCCAGTGATCGCCAGAAAGTACTCATCCTTGGATCCGGGCCGATCCGGATCGGCCAGGGAATAGAGTTCGATTACTGCACCGTGCACGCAGTCCAGTCCCTGCGGGAAGAAGGCGTGGAAGTCCATATCGTTAATAACAATCCAGAAACGGTCTCTACGGATTTCGACACTTCAGACAGGCTCTTCTTTGAACCGATGCAGCTTGAGGATGTTGTCAATATCCTCAGAAAAGATAATTATTATGGCGTGATGGTACAGTTCGGGGGGCAGAATGCAGTCAACCTTGCCGTGCCCATTGAACGGGAGATCAAACGCCTTGGTCTTCAGACGAAAATTCTGGGTACGAGCCCGGATGCAATGGATATTGCTGAGGATCGCGACCGGTTCAGCGTGCTGTTAAATAAACTCAATATCCCCAGCCCGGCAAATGGTTCAGCGTATTCCGAAGCAGAAGCACGCGAGACTGCAGAAAAGATCGGTTATCCTGTGCTTGTCAGGCCTTCATTTGTTCTCGGGGGCAGGGCAATGGAGATTGCCCACAATGCCGTTGAATTTGAATCCTATATCAAAGAGGCAGTCCGTGTTGCAAAGAACCATCCGGTACTTATCGATTCCTATCTCCAGAATGCCATCGAGCTTGATGTCGACGCAGTCTGTGATGGAGAAGATGTGCTGATTGGGGGTATTATGGAGCACATTGAACAGGCCGGGATCCATTCCGGGGATTCTGCCTGCGTGATCCCGACGCAGTCACTGCCCGCCAGCGTCATAGACACGGTCCGGGATTACACGCGGAAGATTGCGCTGGGTCTTGGTGTAATCGGGCTTGTTAATCTCCAGCTTGCCGTCAAGGACAATGTGGTCTACATTCTCGAGGCAAACCCGCGTGCAAGCCGCACGGTGCCATTTGTATCAAAAGCCACCGGACTGCCTGTGGCAAAAATTGCAGCAAAAGTGATGGTTGGCAGGAAACTGCGCGATCTTGGCCATAAAGAACGGGAAATCAAACATGTTGCCGTCAAAGAGGTACTGCTGCCATTCAGCAAGCTCGCAGGTGTCGATACGGTGCTTGGCCCTGAAATGAAGAGTACCGGAGAAGTGATGGGTATCGACTATGATTTCGGTCTCGCATTCTATAAGGCCTGCATCTCCGCAGACAACGAACTTCCCCGGAAAGGTAATGTTTTTATTTCAGTCAATATCGAGCAGAAAGAAGAAGCGATACCGATCGCACGACAGCTGCGCGATCTCGGACTCACCCTCTACGGAACTGAAGGAACCGTTGATTATCTCCAGGAAGCAGGTGTCGAAGCACATCTGGTCAGAAAAATACAGGAAGGATCGCCCAATGTGCTGGATATGATGCGGCACGGGGAAATCCGGCTTATCATCAACACCCCGCAGGACCGCCAGTCACGCCAGGATCATTACCAGATCATGCGTGCGGCAGTAGACTTCTCAATACCCTATATTACCACATTACAGGCGGCGCGTGCGGCGGCGCTTGCCATCGATGCAATCAAGCGCGAGAAGATGACACTTGAGCCAATAAGCCACTATCTGAAGTGA
- the carA gene encoding glutamine-hydrolyzing carbamoyl-phosphate synthase small subunit, with product MKAVLGLEDGQFFIGEGFGVEGECSGELVFNTQMTGYMESLTDPSYFGQILMFTFPQIGNYGVDIQNFQNEKVCALGCIVKEICEKPAASPSVRSFFEENRLLGMSGVDTRSLTIKTRVHGTMRAALVVGSDDGDYAVNLAKRTPQITDITPIPEVSCKQPYRVEGKGKRIAVIDLGIKKNMITSLAKRGGDLYVFPHDVTPDQVLACKPDALFVSNGPGDPKQATHAIRCIRELLGKLPIFGICMGNQVSALAIGGDTYKLKFGHRGANQPVRFKDGRIFITTQNHGFAVDEDSLPEGCRVTYTNVNDGTVEGFENKDLKLTTVQFHPEAHGGPRDTEAHFFDALYRRIS from the coding sequence ATGAAGGCGGTTCTGGGTCTCGAAGACGGGCAATTTTTTATAGGAGAGGGGTTTGGTGTTGAAGGAGAGTGTTCCGGGGAACTCGTGTTCAACACGCAGATGACCGGGTATATGGAGTCACTTACGGATCCGAGTTATTTTGGCCAGATCCTCATGTTCACCTTCCCGCAGATCGGGAATTACGGTGTCGATATACAGAATTTCCAGAATGAAAAAGTCTGTGCCCTCGGCTGCATAGTAAAAGAGATCTGTGAAAAACCCGCCGCCAGCCCTTCTGTCAGATCCTTTTTTGAAGAGAACCGCCTTCTTGGCATGAGCGGCGTTGACACCCGTTCACTCACGATCAAAACCCGCGTCCACGGAACCATGCGTGCTGCTCTCGTAGTAGGTAGTGACGACGGGGATTATGCAGTAAACCTTGCAAAACGGACACCACAGATTACCGATATTACCCCCATACCCGAAGTCTCCTGTAAACAACCATATCGGGTTGAAGGGAAAGGAAAGCGCATCGCCGTGATCGATCTTGGGATAAAAAAGAACATGATAACGAGTCTGGCTAAGCGCGGGGGTGATCTCTATGTGTTCCCCCACGATGTGACACCGGACCAGGTTCTCGCCTGCAAACCGGATGCACTCTTTGTGAGCAACGGGCCCGGGGATCCCAAACAGGCCACGCATGCAATCCGTTGTATCAGGGAATTACTTGGGAAACTCCCCATCTTTGGGATCTGCATGGGTAACCAGGTTTCAGCACTGGCAATCGGTGGCGATACCTACAAGCTCAAGTTCGGTCACCGGGGCGCAAACCAGCCGGTCAGGTTTAAAGACGGGCGGATCTTCATCACTACCCAGAACCACGGGTTTGCTGTCGATGAAGACTCGCTTCCAGAAGGCTGCCGGGTGACGTATACCAATGTCAACGACGGAACGGTCGAGGGATTCGAGAACAAGGATCTTAAACTGACCACGGTCCAGTTCCACCCGGAGGCACACGGTGGGCCACGGGATACCGAAGCACATTTCTTTGACGCGCTTTACCGGAGGATTTCCTGA
- a CDS encoding ferritin-like domain-containing protein — MGTQGRKIVDTDVDELVRLLNKAYSDEWLAYYQYWVGSKVVRGPNKEAVIAELTLHATEELGHAVLLTTRIIQLGGTPVTNPQQWFKLTNCGYDAPDDPFIVKVLEQNIKGEQCAIKAYNSLLKKTRDKDPVTYNIVLGILQMEVEHEEDLQALLEDVNIIMKNK, encoded by the coding sequence ATGGGAACGCAAGGCAGAAAGATTGTTGATACCGATGTTGATGAACTGGTCAGGCTCCTCAACAAGGCATATTCCGATGAATGGCTCGCATACTATCAGTACTGGGTTGGTTCCAAGGTCGTGCGTGGCCCCAACAAGGAGGCAGTTATTGCCGAACTTACTCTCCACGCCACTGAAGAGCTTGGGCATGCAGTCCTTCTCACCACGCGGATTATCCAGCTCGGTGGAACCCCTGTAACCAACCCCCAGCAATGGTTCAAACTCACCAACTGTGGGTATGACGCTCCTGATGATCCGTTTATCGTCAAGGTTCTTGAACAGAATATCAAGGGCGAACAGTGCGCCATCAAGGCGTACAACAGCCTGCTCAAGAAGACCCGGGACAAGGATCCGGTTACCTACAACATCGTGCTGGGCATCCTCCAGATGGAAGTCGAGCATGAAGAAGATCTTCAGGCATTGCTTGAGGATGTCAATATCATTATGAAGAACAAATAA